From one Streptomyces sp. N50 genomic stretch:
- a CDS encoding amidohydrolase family protein codes for MNNSPLRTVFTGGLLFDGTGTDPAPADVVVSGARIVDVGTGLDGDTQVDCTGRTLLPGLFDCHVHLTLNGIGLLGALQKPFSYQFYEAAVNLRRTLEAGITTVRDAAGADLGIKQAVEDGLLTGPRVQISIGLITQTGGHGDPWMPSGQCAGLAVPHPGRPPALADGPDEMRRTARTLLRAGAEVLKVCTTGGVLSPRDDPRHSQFTPEELDILVTEATAQGRYVMAHAQGAEGIKNAVRAGIRSIEHGIHLDDEAIDLMLRHDTWLVPTLIAPVSVIRAAESGIEIPEAMLRKAKEVTEVHATSVRRAAEAGVRIAMGTDSGIGPHGTNLDELPLMEACGMTPGEVLAATTSSAARLLGYDDLGTVEPGNRADLVLVEGDAYDLQALPGNITEVWKDGVRAA; via the coding sequence ATGAACAACTCCCCACTCCGTACGGTCTTCACGGGCGGCCTCCTCTTCGACGGCACCGGCACGGACCCGGCCCCCGCAGACGTGGTCGTGTCCGGCGCCCGCATAGTCGACGTCGGAACAGGCCTGGACGGCGACACCCAAGTCGACTGCACAGGCCGCACGTTGCTCCCGGGCCTGTTCGACTGCCACGTCCACCTCACGCTCAACGGCATAGGTCTGCTGGGGGCGTTGCAGAAGCCGTTCTCGTACCAGTTCTACGAGGCGGCGGTGAACCTGCGCCGCACCCTCGAAGCGGGCATCACCACGGTCCGTGACGCGGCGGGCGCCGATCTGGGCATCAAACAGGCAGTGGAGGACGGCCTGTTGACGGGCCCCCGGGTCCAGATCTCGATCGGCCTGATCACCCAGACCGGCGGCCACGGCGACCCTTGGATGCCCTCGGGCCAGTGCGCCGGCCTCGCCGTACCGCACCCGGGCCGCCCACCCGCGCTCGCCGACGGCCCCGACGAGATGCGCCGCACCGCCCGCACCCTGCTCCGCGCCGGCGCCGAGGTCCTCAAGGTGTGCACCACCGGCGGAGTCCTCTCACCGCGCGACGACCCCCGCCACAGCCAGTTCACCCCGGAGGAACTGGACATCCTGGTGACCGAGGCAACCGCCCAGGGCCGCTACGTCATGGCCCACGCCCAGGGCGCCGAGGGCATCAAAAACGCCGTCCGAGCCGGAATCCGCTCCATAGAACACGGCATCCACCTGGACGACGAGGCAATAGACCTCATGCTGCGCCACGACACCTGGCTGGTCCCCACCTTGATCGCCCCGGTATCGGTGATCCGAGCGGCCGAGTCCGGCATCGAGATCCCCGAAGCCATGCTCCGCAAGGCGAAGGAGGTCACAGAGGTCCACGCCACCTCAGTACGCCGAGCCGCAGAGGCAGGCGTCCGCATAGCCATGGGAACGGACAGCGGAATCGGCCCGCACGGCACCAACCTCGACGAGCTGCCCCTGATGGAGGCGTGCGGAATGACTCCGGGAGAGGTGCTGGCGGCGACGACGTCGTCGGCGGCCCGCCTGCTGGGCTACGACGACCTGGGCACCGTAGAACCGGGCAACAGAGCGGACTTGGTCCTGGTGGAGGGCGACGCCTACGACCTACAGGCGCTGCCAGGCAACATCACGGAGGTATGGAAGGACGGAGTCCGGGCGGCCTAA
- a CDS encoding aminoglycoside phosphotransferase family protein produces the protein MAFEPPRRLVRALGETAPSGDDWLEKLPEVAQQAVDLRELTVERVQVPGGRSSLVVLVRRADGTPAVLKLAPRRARPESERAALARWGGLGAVQLVEPFAAEGVLVLERLHPDVSVRSLPEAKALLEAAGTLRRLWVEPPADHAFETVAERTGRQARVMRDSGGGGAEVASLVSAALEAREALVAAPPEVRLLHGTFRQSKVLAAERVPWLAVGPDPVVGECAFDLARLVRDRVEDLIATPSGASTTRRRVKRLAESLDVDQERLRGWTLFRAVESGVRALRVGRPRDAELLLEFAGWL, from the coding sequence ATGGCTTTCGAACCGCCGCGGCGTCTGGTGAGGGCGCTCGGGGAGACGGCACCGAGCGGTGACGACTGGTTGGAGAAGCTGCCCGAGGTGGCTCAACAGGCCGTTGATCTACGCGAGTTGACTGTGGAGCGGGTGCAGGTTCCCGGCGGGCGCAGCAGTCTGGTTGTGCTGGTACGGCGGGCTGATGGGACTCCGGCCGTGCTGAAGCTGGCCCCGCGTCGGGCCCGCCCGGAGAGTGAGCGGGCCGCGCTGGCTCGGTGGGGTGGGCTGGGCGCCGTGCAGCTTGTCGAGCCGTTCGCCGCCGAGGGTGTGCTCGTGCTGGAGCGGTTGCATCCCGATGTGTCGGTGCGGTCGTTGCCCGAGGCCAAGGCGTTGTTGGAGGCCGCGGGGACGTTGCGGCGGTTGTGGGTGGAGCCGCCTGCTGATCATGCGTTTGAGACGGTGGCCGAGCGGACGGGGCGGCAGGCGCGGGTGATGCGGGACAGCGGTGGCGGTGGGGCTGAGGTTGCCTCGTTGGTGTCGGCCGCGTTGGAGGCTCGGGAGGCGTTGGTGGCTGCGCCGCCTGAGGTTCGGTTGCTGCATGGGACGTTTCGGCAGAGCAAGGTGCTTGCGGCTGAGCGGGTGCCGTGGCTTGCGGTGGGGCCGGATCCTGTTGTGGGTGAGTGTGCGTTTGATCTGGCTCGGTTGGTTCGGGATCGGGTTGAGGATTTGATTGCTACGCCCTCGGGTGCCTCTACAACTCGGCGGCGGGTCAAGCGACTTGCCGAGTCTTTGGATGTGGATCAGGAGCGGTTGCGGGGGTGGACGTTGTTCCGGGCGGTGGAGTCTGGGGTGCGGGCACTGCGGGTGGGGCGGCCTCGGGATGCTGAGTTGTTGCTGGAATTTGCTGGGTGGCTATAG
- a CDS encoding ferritin-like domain-containing protein — protein sequence MSSEEKAAELTALQAALAAEHAAVYGYGVVGGRIREGRRIEAKAAYDAHRARRDALVREVRDLGGTPVAASAAYALPFAVPDSAAAVELAAELEDRVAGVYSDLVRASTGGVRGTAAEALREAAVRAVRWRGGSVPFPGLAERAATPTAPATPTA from the coding sequence GTGAGCAGCGAGGAGAAGGCCGCGGAACTGACCGCGCTGCAGGCCGCGTTGGCCGCCGAGCACGCGGCGGTGTACGGCTACGGCGTCGTCGGCGGGCGTATCCGCGAGGGCCGGCGGATCGAGGCCAAGGCGGCCTACGACGCCCATCGCGCCCGGCGTGACGCGCTGGTCCGCGAGGTGCGGGACCTCGGCGGCACACCCGTGGCCGCGTCCGCCGCGTACGCGCTGCCGTTCGCGGTACCGGACTCGGCGGCGGCCGTAGAGCTGGCCGCGGAGCTGGAGGACCGGGTGGCCGGGGTCTACTCCGACCTCGTGCGGGCGTCCACGGGCGGGGTGCGCGGTACGGCCGCGGAGGCGCTGCGGGAAGCGGCGGTCCGCGCGGTGCGCTGGCGCGGCGGGAGCGTACCCTTCCCTGGTCTCGCCGAGCGGGCCGCGACCCCCACGGCCCCGGCGACACCCACGGCGTGA
- the rimP gene encoding ribosome maturation factor RimP, with translation MSTTQSERLRELLEPLVGSQGLDLEEVAVDSVGRKRVLRVVVDSDTGADLDQIADVSRALSAKLDETDAMGAGEYTLEVGTPGAERELTEHRHYVRATDRLVKFQLAESGELVARILKVDDDGIDVEVPGVKGRKPTAKRLAFADVVKARVQVEFNRKSKNDDIEDNVDIEDNEENAEEA, from the coding sequence ATGAGCACGACCCAGAGCGAGAGGCTGCGAGAACTGCTGGAACCGCTCGTCGGCTCCCAGGGACTCGATCTCGAAGAGGTCGCGGTGGACTCCGTCGGACGCAAGCGGGTGCTGCGCGTGGTCGTCGATTCGGATACGGGCGCAGATCTGGACCAGATCGCCGATGTGAGCCGCGCGCTCTCGGCGAAGCTCGACGAGACCGACGCGATGGGTGCGGGCGAGTACACCCTGGAGGTCGGGACCCCCGGTGCCGAGCGCGAGCTCACCGAACACCGTCACTACGTCCGCGCCACCGACCGGCTGGTGAAGTTCCAGCTGGCCGAGAGCGGTGAGCTGGTCGCCCGGATCCTCAAGGTGGACGACGACGGCATCGACGTGGAAGTGCCCGGCGTGAAGGGGCGCAAGCCCACCGCCAAGCGGCTCGCCTTCGCGGACGTCGTCAAGGCCCGCGTCCAGGTCGAGTTCAACCGCAAGAGCAAGAACGACGACATCGAAGACAACGTCGACATCGAAGACAACGAAGAGAACGCAGAGGAGGCGTAG
- the nusA gene encoding transcription termination factor NusA yields the protein MDIDMSALRGLVREKEISFDLLVEAIESALLIAYHRTEGSRRHARVKLDRETGHVTVWAKEDPEDLEEGQEAREFDDTPSDFGRIAATTAKQVILQRLRDAQDDATLGEYAGREGDIVTGVVQQGRDPKNVLVDIGKLEAILPVQEQVPGETYPHGMRLRSYVVRVAKGVRGPSVTLSRTHPNLVKKLFAMEVPEIADGSVEIAAIAREAGHRTKIAVRSTRSGLNAKGACIGPMGGRVRAVMGELSGEKIDIVDWSDDPAEMVANALSPARVSKVEVVDLAARSARVTVPDYQLSLAIGKEGQNARLAARLTGWRIDIRPDTEQPSDQAGE from the coding sequence GTGGACATCGACATGAGTGCCCTGCGGGGCTTGGTGCGGGAGAAGGAGATCTCCTTCGACCTGCTGGTCGAGGCGATCGAGTCGGCGCTCCTCATCGCCTACCACCGCACCGAGGGAAGCCGCCGCCACGCGCGCGTGAAGCTCGACCGGGAGACCGGTCATGTGACCGTGTGGGCGAAGGAGGACCCCGAGGACCTGGAGGAGGGGCAGGAGGCGCGCGAGTTCGACGACACCCCGTCCGACTTCGGGCGGATCGCCGCCACCACCGCCAAGCAGGTCATCCTGCAGCGCCTGCGGGACGCGCAGGACGACGCGACGCTCGGCGAGTACGCGGGCCGCGAGGGCGACATCGTCACCGGAGTCGTCCAGCAGGGCCGCGACCCGAAGAACGTGCTCGTCGACATCGGCAAGCTGGAGGCCATCCTGCCGGTGCAGGAGCAGGTCCCCGGCGAGACGTACCCGCACGGCATGCGCCTTCGGTCGTACGTCGTCCGGGTGGCGAAGGGTGTGCGCGGTCCGTCCGTGACGCTGTCCCGTACGCATCCCAATCTGGTGAAGAAGCTGTTCGCCATGGAGGTGCCGGAGATCGCCGACGGGTCGGTGGAGATCGCCGCCATCGCGCGCGAGGCCGGCCACCGTACGAAGATCGCCGTCCGCTCCACCCGCAGCGGCCTGAACGCCAAGGGTGCCTGCATCGGCCCCATGGGCGGCCGGGTGCGCGCGGTCATGGGCGAGCTGAGCGGCGAGAAGATCGACATCGTCGACTGGTCGGACGACCCGGCCGAGATGGTCGCCAACGCGCTCTCCCCGGCGCGGGTCTCCAAGGTCGAAGTGGTGGACCTCGCGGCCCGCTCCGCGCGCGTGACGGTGCCGGACTACCAGCTGTCCCTGGCGATCGGCAAGGAAGGGCAGAATGCCCGGCTCGCGGCCCGCCTCACGGGGTGGCGCATCGACATCCGTCCGGACACCGAACAGCCGTCCGACCAGGCAGGGGAATAG
- a CDS encoding YlxR family protein, translated as MSGRTRARACPERTCVGCRERAAKKELLRIVAVEGECAPDHRGTLPGRGAYLHPALVCLDLAVRRRAFPRALRAQGALDTKALRLYVEQATQ; from the coding sequence GTGTCTGGCCGGACGCGAGCCCGCGCATGCCCTGAACGCACCTGTGTGGGGTGCCGGGAGCGAGCGGCCAAGAAGGAACTGCTGCGGATCGTGGCGGTCGAGGGCGAATGCGCTCCCGATCATCGCGGTACGCTGCCCGGCCGGGGCGCGTATCTGCACCCCGCCCTGGTCTGTCTCGACCTGGCGGTCCGCCGCCGGGCGTTCCCACGGGCGCTGCGTGCCCAGGGAGCGCTCGACACAAAGGCGTTGCGCCTCTATGTCGAGCAGGCGACACAGTAA